From a single Prionailurus bengalensis isolate Pbe53 chromosome A1, Fcat_Pben_1.1_paternal_pri, whole genome shotgun sequence genomic region:
- the LOC122490207 gene encoding betaine--homocysteine S-methyltransferase 1 isoform X1, producing the protein MAPVGGKKAKRGILERLNAGEVVIGDGGFVFALEKRGYVKAGPWTPEAAVEHPEAVRQLHREFLRAGSNVMQTFTFYASEDKLENRGNYVAEKISGQKVNEAACDIARQVADEGDALVAGGVSQTPSYLSCKSEAEVKKVFQQQLEVFLKKNVDFLIAEYFEHVEEAVWAVEALKASGKPVAATMCIGPEGDLHGVSPGECAVRLVKAGASIVGVNCHFDPTISLQTVKLMKEGLEAARLKAHLMSQPLAYHTPDCNKQGFIDLPEFPFGLEPRVATRWDIQKYAREAYKLGVRYIGGCCGFEPYHIRAIAEELAPERGFLPPASEKHGSWGSGLDMHTKPWIRARARKEYWENLRIASGRPYNPSMSKPDAWGVTKGTAELMQQKEATSEQQLRELFEKQKFKSAQ; encoded by the exons ATGGCACCCGTTGGGGGCAAAAAGGCCAAGAGG GGCATCCTAGAACGTTTAAATGCTGGAGAAGTTGTGATTGGAGATGGAGGGTTTGTCTTTGCACTGGAGAAGAGGGGCTATGTGAAGGCAGGCCCCTGGACCCCAGAAGCCGCAGTGGAACACCCAGAGGCAG TTCGCCAGCTTCATCGAGAGTTCCTCAGAGCTGGATCCAATGTCATGCAAACCTTCACCTTTTATGCAAGTGAAGACAAGCTGGAGAACAGGGGAAACTATGTTGCAGAGAAAATATCC GGGCAGAAAGTGAATGAAGCTGCTTGTGACATTGCCCGGCAAGTGGCTGATGAGGGAGACGCTTTGGTGGCAGGAGGTGTGAGCCAGACGCCTTCGTACCTTAGTTGCAAGAGTGAAGCTGAAGTTAAGAAAGTATTTCAGCAACAGTTAGAGGTCTTTTTGAAGAAGAACGTGGATTTCTTGATTGCAGAG tattttgaacATGTGGAAGAGGCTGTGTGGGCAGTCGAAGCCTTGAAAGCATCCGGGAAACCTGTGGCAGCTACCATGTGCATTGGCCCAGAGGGAGATTTGCATGGCGTCAGCCCTGGCGAGTGTGCAGTGCGCCTTGTTAAAGCAG GAGCTTCCATCGTTGGCGTGAACTGCCATTTTGACCCCACAATTAGTTTACAAACAGTGAAGCTCATGAAAGAAGGCTTGGAGGCTGCCCGACTGAAAGCCCACCTGATGAGTCAGCCCTTGGCTTACCACACTCCTGACTGCAACAAGCAGGGATTTATTGATCTACCAGAATTCCCCTTTG GACTGGAGCCCAGAGTTGCAACAAGATGGGACATTCAGAAATATGCCAGAGAGGCCTACAAGCTGGGGGTCAGATACATTGGCGGGTgctgtggatttgagccctaccACATCCGGGCGATTGCAGAAGAGCTGGCCCCAGAAAGGGGATTTTTGCCGCCAGCTTCAGAAAAGCATGGCAGCTGGGGAAGTGGTTTGGATATGCACACCAAACCATGGATTAGAGCCAG GGCCAGGAAGGAATACTGGGAAAATCTTCGGATAGCCTCGGGCAGGCCATACAACCCTTCAATGTCAAAGCCTGATGCCTGGGGGGTGACCAAAGGAACAGCTGAGCTGATGCAGCAGAAAGAAGCCACCAGTGAGCAGCAGCTCAGAGAGctctttgaaaaacagaaattcaaatcTGCACAGTAA
- the LOC122490207 gene encoding betaine--homocysteine S-methyltransferase 1 isoform X2, translating into MGILERLNAGEVVIGDGGFVFALEKRGYVKAGPWTPEAAVEHPEAVRQLHREFLRAGSNVMQTFTFYASEDKLENRGNYVAEKISGQKVNEAACDIARQVADEGDALVAGGVSQTPSYLSCKSEAEVKKVFQQQLEVFLKKNVDFLIAEYFEHVEEAVWAVEALKASGKPVAATMCIGPEGDLHGVSPGECAVRLVKAGASIVGVNCHFDPTISLQTVKLMKEGLEAARLKAHLMSQPLAYHTPDCNKQGFIDLPEFPFGLEPRVATRWDIQKYAREAYKLGVRYIGGCCGFEPYHIRAIAEELAPERGFLPPASEKHGSWGSGLDMHTKPWIRARARKEYWENLRIASGRPYNPSMSKPDAWGVTKGTAELMQQKEATSEQQLRELFEKQKFKSAQ; encoded by the exons ATG GGCATCCTAGAACGTTTAAATGCTGGAGAAGTTGTGATTGGAGATGGAGGGTTTGTCTTTGCACTGGAGAAGAGGGGCTATGTGAAGGCAGGCCCCTGGACCCCAGAAGCCGCAGTGGAACACCCAGAGGCAG TTCGCCAGCTTCATCGAGAGTTCCTCAGAGCTGGATCCAATGTCATGCAAACCTTCACCTTTTATGCAAGTGAAGACAAGCTGGAGAACAGGGGAAACTATGTTGCAGAGAAAATATCC GGGCAGAAAGTGAATGAAGCTGCTTGTGACATTGCCCGGCAAGTGGCTGATGAGGGAGACGCTTTGGTGGCAGGAGGTGTGAGCCAGACGCCTTCGTACCTTAGTTGCAAGAGTGAAGCTGAAGTTAAGAAAGTATTTCAGCAACAGTTAGAGGTCTTTTTGAAGAAGAACGTGGATTTCTTGATTGCAGAG tattttgaacATGTGGAAGAGGCTGTGTGGGCAGTCGAAGCCTTGAAAGCATCCGGGAAACCTGTGGCAGCTACCATGTGCATTGGCCCAGAGGGAGATTTGCATGGCGTCAGCCCTGGCGAGTGTGCAGTGCGCCTTGTTAAAGCAG GAGCTTCCATCGTTGGCGTGAACTGCCATTTTGACCCCACAATTAGTTTACAAACAGTGAAGCTCATGAAAGAAGGCTTGGAGGCTGCCCGACTGAAAGCCCACCTGATGAGTCAGCCCTTGGCTTACCACACTCCTGACTGCAACAAGCAGGGATTTATTGATCTACCAGAATTCCCCTTTG GACTGGAGCCCAGAGTTGCAACAAGATGGGACATTCAGAAATATGCCAGAGAGGCCTACAAGCTGGGGGTCAGATACATTGGCGGGTgctgtggatttgagccctaccACATCCGGGCGATTGCAGAAGAGCTGGCCCCAGAAAGGGGATTTTTGCCGCCAGCTTCAGAAAAGCATGGCAGCTGGGGAAGTGGTTTGGATATGCACACCAAACCATGGATTAGAGCCAG GGCCAGGAAGGAATACTGGGAAAATCTTCGGATAGCCTCGGGCAGGCCATACAACCCTTCAATGTCAAAGCCTGATGCCTGGGGGGTGACCAAAGGAACAGCTGAGCTGATGCAGCAGAAAGAAGCCACCAGTGAGCAGCAGCTCAGAGAGctctttgaaaaacagaaattcaaatcTGCACAGTAA